The window TATCATTAGTAAAAACATCACCAGCTATTTTTATAGATTTTTTACAAACTATCCCACCTAAAGCTATTACTCCACATTCTGTAGTTCCGCCTCCTATGTCAATAATCATGTTTCCTTCAGCTTTTGTTACTGAAATTCCGGAACCTATAGCAGCTGCCATAGGTTCTTCAATTAAATAGACTTCTTTAGCATTAAGATGTTGTGCTGAATCTTTTACGGCTCTTTTTTCTACTTCTGTAATACCGGATGGTATGCAAATTACCATTGTTAGTGATGGAGTAAAAAGTTTATTATTGATACCTGGAATTTTTTTTATAAATTCTTTAATCATAAGTTCAGCTACTTGATAATCTGCGATAACTCCATCTTTTAATGGTTTATAAATTTTAATATTTTCATGTGTTTTCCCTTGCATTTGTTTAGCTTCTTCTCCTACCGCTAATACTTTTTTTGTTCTTACATCTATGGCTATTATTGAAGGTAAATCTACTATAATCTTATTATTGTGCATGATAAGCGTATTGGCTGTCCCTAAATCTATAGCTATCTCTTGAGTAAAAAGATTCTTCATAAAATCGATGACTAATCCCATTCATATTTTTTTTTATGAAACTACTTAACTAATTTAAATAAAAATTACAGTTTTTCAGTAAATTAAATATTTTATAAAAATTTTTTGTTTTGAATGAACATCATGTTTTTTTATTGCAAGGGAGTAATAAAGGAAATAGAAAAAAATATTTGGATGAATCTTTCATTTTGATCTTTAAAAAAATAGGAAAAATTATTAAAAAATCTTCGTATTTTGAAAGCGAAGCTTGGAATATGAAAAATTCTCCCTGTTTTTATAACAGGGTTTTACATGTAAAAACTAATCATTCTCCTATTGATCTTTTGAAAAAAATTTATGATATAGAATCTTTTATAGGAAGAAAAAAAAATATAGAAAAAAAATATAAAAATAGAGAAATAGATATAGATATTTTATTTTATGATAATATCATTATAAATAGTTCTATTTTAACCATTCCACATCCTTTATTGCATTTTAGAAAATTTGTATTAGAACCTATGTGTGAAATAATACCAAATAAAAATCATCCTATATTTAATTTGACGCTTTTAGAGATATTAGGAACATGCATAGATAAGTTATACGTAAAAAAAATACCTAAATAGGATACATTTAATAATATTAGTTTTTTTACATTATTTTATTTATGAAATTTTTTATTTACATTAAAATGGTATTATTAATTTCTATTTTTGTTCATGCAAATGAAAAAAAAGAAGAGGATAATATTGCTTCAAATAAACAACAAAATAATTTATTTTCTTTTTTTAAAAATATTGTAAAATACAAATCCAATATACAAGAACATAATATAAAAGAAGGTAAATCTTATTTAAAAGGAGAAGCTACTATAGAATATAATAATACAAAAATTCAAGCAGATAGTATTGAATTTAATTGGAAAAATGGAGATATATATGCCATTAAAAAAGAAAAACCTATTATTTTAAAAATAGGAAATCATCAGTATACTTTTAGCAACATTTACACCAATATAAATAGTAATAAGGTAGAAGCAAAAAATTTTTATCTACAAGAAAAAGATTATATAATTACAGCAACCAATATTACGAAAAAAGATCCAAATACGAGTTTAATAAAAAAAATTACATATATATCAGATCCTTTTTTTTTAAAAAAAAAAGATAATGATCCTGATTTTTACTTAAAAACAGATTACTTAAAATATTTTCATTCTAAAAAGTATATTTTTTCTGGTCCAGTTTTTTTCTTTTGGTATAAAGTACCGATGCCTATATTTATTCCATTTTTATATATTCCTGTTAAAAAGGATACTAAGGATAGTAAAGCTACTTATGGTCTGATAAATCCAAAATTTGAAATTAAAAATAAAAAAATTTTTATAAAAAATATAGGATTCTTTTTTCCAATTTCTAATTGTATGAATTTTAAAATATCTAGTTCTATAGATAGTACAAAAAAATGGGAATTAAAAACTAGAATGGAATATAAATTAAGGTATGCCTACCATGGTTTTATTGATTTTAATTATGATCGATATATGTCAAATAGCAATAATTATCAATTTAAATGGGAACACAATCAAGATATAAAATCAGATTCTGAAATAGATTTTAATGCAAACATAAATTATAACAATAATATACTATTCATTAATCATGATTATGAATATTTTTCGTATATAAACATGAGAAAAAAATTTTCTAATTATTTATTATTTATGAATGCTTATATGATACAAAAAAGTGTAAATAATAAAATGGAAATAAAATTTATAATTCCAGAATTTATTTTTCAGATGAAAAATATCTTTTTAGAAAAAAAATACTTTTTACGTCATGTAAATATAGAAAATAAAGTATCTATTCATAATTCAGTGAATTATACAACAGGACATTTTCATACCGGTTTAAATCATAATATGAACATTTCTACTTATTTTTATTTTTTTTATCCTTATTTAAAAATATTACCAAAATTTTTTTATGAAGAATTTTATACATGGGAACATAAAAATTCCAGTATTTCAGGTTTTCAAAAAATAGATTTTTTAGCAGAGATAATATCTATACCGTTTAATAGAATTTTTGAAATAAAAAAGAATTCTATTTTTTTGAGACATAGAATAGAACCTATGTTTTATTTTCATATGAAATATTTTCCTTCTATTTTTAGAAATGAAAAAAATTATAAAGAAATAAACTTTATATTGAATAATGATTTGGATTTTAAATTTAATGAATTAAAAAAAATAAAAATACTTAATAATTTAAGTACTTCGTTCATTCACAATAAAAATTTTATAAAATGTAAAGATTTACATTTTTTTGGAAAAACGGATTTTTTACAAAATTTAGGATTAAAATATAAAGGAGGAATAAATTTTAGTGAAAAAAAAGAAAAGAATAATATGATATTTTTTGATTTTTCTTTTTATTGTAATTATAATACTAATTTTTTTGAAAAAAATGAATATAAAAAAAAAGGGAAAAATCGTTATGATTGTTTTTTTTTTGATGAAAAAAATTATGCAAAATATTCAATTCCATTAAGTTTAAGAATTGATTTTCATTCTCATTATGAAAATGACATCAATCAAAAAAAATTGTTTAATACTTTTTTATCCATGAATGGATCTGTGAATATTACAAAATATTGGAAAATTAATATAAACACAGATTATGATTTATACAACAATAAAATAACATTTGCTAATATTATTTTTTATAGAGATTTAAGAAGTTTTAAAATGAGTTTTAATTGGATTCCTATGGGAAGTTGGTCTTTTTTTATAGGGATTAAAGATCCAAATTTAAGTAATATTATACAGTATAACGAAAAAAGCTAAATACTATGATACCAAA of the Blattabacterium cuenoti genome contains:
- a CDS encoding rod shape-determining protein: MGLVIDFMKNLFTQEIAIDLGTANTLIMHNNKIIVDLPSIIAIDVRTKKVLAVGEEAKQMQGKTHENIKIYKPLKDGVIADYQVAELMIKEFIKKIPGINNKLFTPSLTMVICIPSGITEVEKRAVKDSAQHLNAKEVYLIEEPMAAAIGSGISVTKAEGNMIIDIGGGTTECGVIALGGIVCKKSIKIAGDVFTNDIAYFLRSKYNFYIGERTAEKIKIDIGSAIEALDIPPDNIHIQGRDISTGKPKEMNFSYKETIPALDKSILRIEDAVMETLSKTPPELAADIYKTGIYMAGGGALLRGLDKRISKKTGLSVSLVEDPLRAVVKGTGVALKNIEKFTFLMK
- a CDS encoding putative LPS assembly protein LptD, whose translation is MKFFIYIKMVLLISIFVHANEKKEEDNIASNKQQNNLFSFFKNIVKYKSNIQEHNIKEGKSYLKGEATIEYNNTKIQADSIEFNWKNGDIYAIKKEKPIILKIGNHQYTFSNIYTNINSNKVEAKNFYLQEKDYIITATNITKKDPNTSLIKKITYISDPFFLKKKDNDPDFYLKTDYLKYFHSKKYIFSGPVFFFWYKVPMPIFIPFLYIPVKKDTKDSKATYGLINPKFEIKNKKIFIKNIGFFFPISNCMNFKISSSIDSTKKWELKTRMEYKLRYAYHGFIDFNYDRYMSNSNNYQFKWEHNQDIKSDSEIDFNANINYNNNILFINHDYEYFSYINMRKKFSNYLLFMNAYMIQKSVNNKMEIKFIIPEFIFQMKNIFLEKKYFLRHVNIENKVSIHNSVNYTTGHFHTGLNHNMNISTYFYFFYPYLKILPKFFYEEFYTWEHKNSSISGFQKIDFLAEIISIPFNRIFEIKKNSIFLRHRIEPMFYFHMKYFPSIFRNEKNYKEINFILNNDLDFKFNELKKIKILNNLSTSFIHNKNFIKCKDLHFFGKTDFLQNLGLKYKGGINFSEKKEKNNMIFFDFSFYCNYNTNFFEKNEYKKKGKNRYDCFFFDEKNYAKYSIPLSLRIDFHSHYENDINQKKLFNTFLSMNGSVNITKYWKININTDYDLYNNKITFANIIFYRDLRSFKMSFNWIPMGSWSFFIGIKDPNLSNIIQYNEKS
- the folK gene encoding 2-amino-4-hydroxy-6-hydroxymethyldihydropteridine diphosphokinase, encoding MNEHHVFLLQGSNKGNRKKYLDESFILIFKKIGKIIKKSSYFESEAWNMKNSPCFYNRVLHVKTNHSPIDLLKKIYDIESFIGRKKNIEKKYKNREIDIDILFYDNIIINSSILTIPHPLLHFRKFVLEPMCEIIPNKNHPIFNLTLLEILGTCIDKLYVKKIPK